A stretch of the Polaribacter pacificus genome encodes the following:
- the mdh gene encoding malate dehydrogenase yields the protein MKVTVVGAGAVGASCAEYIAIKNFASEVVILDIKEGFAEGKAMDLMQTASLNGFDTKITGSTNDYSKTANSDICVITSGIPRKPGMTREELIGINAGIVKMVSSSLIDHSPNTIIIVVSNPMDTMTYLVHKTTGLPKNRIIGMGGALDSARFKYRLAEALGAPISDVDGMVIGGHSDKGMVPLTRLATRNSVPVSEFISEERLQQVLEDTKVGGATLTGLLGTSAWYAPGAAVSGLVQAIACDQQKIFPCSTLLEGEYGLNDLCIGVPVVLGKNGIEKIVEIKLSDAEKAQMQESAKGVKATNALLEL from the coding sequence ATGAAAGTAACAGTTGTAGGTGCTGGAGCAGTTGGCGCAAGTTGTGCAGAGTACATTGCTATTAAAAATTTCGCTTCAGAAGTCGTTATTTTAGACATCAAGGAAGGCTTTGCAGAAGGTAAAGCAATGGATTTAATGCAAACCGCTTCATTAAACGGATTTGACACTAAAATTACAGGAAGTACAAACGATTATTCAAAAACAGCCAATTCTGATATTTGTGTAATCACTTCTGGGATTCCAAGAAAACCAGGAATGACTCGTGAAGAATTAATAGGCATCAATGCAGGAATTGTAAAGATGGTTTCTTCGAGCCTTATTGATCACTCTCCTAATACCATTATTATTGTGGTTTCTAACCCAATGGATACCATGACCTATTTAGTTCATAAAACAACTGGATTGCCTAAAAACAGAATTATTGGAATGGGTGGAGCTTTAGACTCTGCACGTTTTAAATACCGTTTGGCAGAAGCTTTAGGCGCGCCTATTTCTGATGTTGATGGTATGGTGATCGGTGGACACTCTGACAAAGGAATGGTTCCGTTAACACGTTTGGCCACAAGAAACTCAGTTCCTGTTTCAGAATTTATTTCTGAAGAAAGATTGCAACAAGTATTAGAAGACACCAAAGTTGGTGGAGCAACCTTAACTGGTTTACTTGGTACTTCTGCTTGGTATGCACCTGGTGCTGCTGTCAGTGGATTGGTACAAGCTATTGCCTGTGACCAACAAAAAATATTCCCATGTTCTACCCTTTTAGAAGGAGAGTATGGATTAAATGATTTATGTATCGGAGTTCCTGTAGTATTAGGGAAAAACGGTATAGAAAAAATCGTTGAAATTAAATTAAGCGATGCAGAAAAAGCGCAAATGCAAGAATCTGCAAAAGGCGTTAAAGCAACCAATGCTTTATTAGAATTGTAA